The following proteins come from a genomic window of Mariniflexile sp. TRM1-10:
- a CDS encoding discoidin domain-containing protein — protein sequence MKRFIIFIALCFVFTITGYTQQKTYCNPINIDYGYTPFKSFSSQGKHRATADPVIVNFKEKLFLFSTNQEGYWWSDDMLNWKFVYRKFLLDDTYTHDLNAPAAWAMKDTLYVYGSTWKSDFPIWKSTNPTVDDWEIALDTLKVGAWDPAFHYEEEKDKLYLYWGSSNVWPILGTEINTKTMQSEGYTVPIVRLFPEDHGWERFGEYNDNVFLQPFIEGAWMTKHNGKYYMQYGAPATEFSGYADGVYVSKDPLDRFEYQQHNPFSYKPGGFARGAGHGATFQDNFDNYWHVSTIFISTKNNFERRLGIWPAGFDADDVMYCNTAYGDYPTLLPEFAKGKDFSKGLFTGWMLLNYQKPVQVSSTLGGYQANFAVDEDIKTYWSAKSGDKGEWFQTDLGDVSTIHAIQINYADQDVEFLGKTVGKCHQYIIYGSNDGKKWQVIVDKSKNDTDVPHDYIEFEKPVKARYIKMENGHMPTGKFALSGFRVFGKGNGTKPNTVENFTVLRSSPKKYGERRSIWFKWQQNQLADGYVIYWGKSPDKLYGSIMVYGKNEYFFTGADRTDAYYFQIEAFNANGMSERSTIVKSE from the coding sequence ATGAAACGTTTTATTATTTTTATAGCCCTATGTTTTGTGTTCACAATAACTGGTTATACGCAACAAAAAACGTACTGTAACCCCATTAATATTGATTATGGTTATACACCTTTCAAATCGTTTTCAAGTCAGGGTAAACATCGTGCTACGGCCGACCCCGTGATTGTCAATTTTAAAGAAAAACTCTTTCTGTTTTCAACAAACCAAGAAGGTTATTGGTGGAGTGATGACATGCTCAACTGGAAGTTTGTGTATCGTAAATTCCTTTTGGATGACACCTACACACATGATTTAAACGCACCAGCTGCGTGGGCTATGAAAGATACACTTTATGTGTATGGCTCCACTTGGAAATCTGATTTTCCGATTTGGAAAAGTACCAACCCCACCGTTGATGACTGGGAAATTGCCCTTGACACGCTAAAAGTTGGTGCCTGGGATCCTGCATTCCATTATGAAGAAGAAAAGGATAAACTGTATTTGTATTGGGGTTCGAGTAATGTATGGCCCATTTTAGGTACAGAAATCAATACCAAAACCATGCAATCTGAAGGGTATACCGTGCCAATTGTGAGGTTATTTCCAGAAGACCATGGATGGGAGCGTTTTGGTGAGTATAACGATAATGTGTTTTTACAACCTTTTATTGAAGGTGCGTGGATGACCAAACACAACGGAAAATATTATATGCAATATGGTGCGCCTGCGACAGAATTTAGTGGTTATGCCGATGGCGTTTACGTGAGTAAAGACCCATTAGATAGATTTGAATACCAACAGCACAATCCATTTTCATACAAGCCTGGAGGTTTTGCCCGGGGTGCAGGTCATGGTGCAACATTTCAAGATAATTTTGATAACTATTGGCATGTATCGACCATTTTTATTTCTACAAAAAATAATTTTGAACGACGATTGGGTATCTGGCCAGCAGGATTTGATGCCGATGATGTCATGTATTGCAATACGGCTTACGGCGATTATCCGACGCTATTACCAGAATTTGCTAAAGGTAAAGATTTTTCAAAAGGTTTGTTTACTGGTTGGATGCTACTCAATTATCAAAAGCCCGTACAAGTATCTTCAACGTTGGGAGGTTACCAAGCCAATTTTGCGGTTGATGAGGATATAAAAACCTATTGGAGTGCAAAATCGGGGGATAAAGGCGAATGGTTTCAAACCGATTTAGGCGACGTATCAACCATACATGCCATTCAAATTAATTATGCCGATCAGGATGTTGAGTTTTTAGGTAAAACGGTAGGCAAGTGTCATCAATACATTATCTATGGTTCTAATGATGGTAAAAAATGGCAGGTAATTGTTGATAAAAGTAAGAATGATACCGATGTGCCACATGATTATATTGAGTTTGAAAAGCCAGTTAAAGCACGTTATATAAAAATGGAAAATGGACACATGCCTACCGGAAAATTTGCGTTGAGTGGGTTTCGGGTTTTTGGAAAAGGAAATGGAACAAAACCAAATACGGTTGAGAATTTCACAGTGTTACGTTCAAGCCCGAAGAAGTATGGCGAACGCCGAAGCATTTGGTTTAAATGGCAGCAAAATCAATTGGCCGATGGCTACGTAATTTATTGGGGCAAATCGCCCGATAAACTCTACGGAAGTATCATGGTTTACGGAAAAAACGAGTATTTTTTTACGGGAGCCGATAGAACGGATGCATATTATTTTCAAATTGAAGCATTTAATGCCAATGGTATGAGCGAACGTAGCACTATTGTAAAATCTGAGTAA
- a CDS encoding sulfatase family protein, whose translation MKPLIYIVCIALILQACGQKPAQKVDDQKPTRPNIIYIMADDHATQAISAYGHPISKLAPTPNIDRIANEGALFKNNFCTNSICGPSRAVVLTGKFSHVNGFRMNGDRFDGNQQTFPKLLQKAGYTTGMIGKWHLDGLPQGFDYWHILTDQGNYYNPDFIEVNQQTQQVDTTRIEGYATDIITEDAIKYLDKVKNSKQPFMLMVHHKAPHRNWMPALRHLNKYDAVQFPLPDTYFTSHEGSTASKMQLQTIYKDMYEGHDLKMTKEKGSNELAHNPWTTDFDRMTTEQRAIWDQAYQSKNDAMHDANLSGRALAEWKGQRYLQEYLATIAAVDESVGRILDYLEAHNLSENTIIVYTTDQGFYLGEKGWFDKRFMYEESLSMPLVMKYPKAIKKGTVINALTQNIDFAETFLDYAHVGIPADMQGKSLRPLLEGKQDFDDFRDAVYYHYYDYPAFHMVKKMYGVRTKRYKLIHVYDDIDEWELYDLEKDPHELKNLINDPAYQTIKAQLHKKLKALQAGYKVTDKEFEQASPQSVERAFKQFEKLRGHTGTSYDPITNKDRKL comes from the coding sequence ATGAAACCATTAATCTATATAGTCTGCATAGCGTTAATACTTCAAGCGTGCGGACAAAAACCAGCACAAAAAGTTGATGACCAAAAACCAACACGCCCTAATATTATTTACATTATGGCAGATGACCACGCCACCCAAGCCATAAGTGCGTATGGCCATCCCATAAGCAAGTTGGCACCAACACCAAATATTGACAGAATAGCAAATGAAGGGGCTTTGTTTAAAAATAACTTTTGTACCAATTCTATTTGCGGACCAAGTAGGGCGGTCGTTTTAACGGGTAAGTTTAGCCATGTTAATGGTTTTAGGATGAATGGCGATAGGTTTGATGGTAATCAGCAAACATTTCCAAAACTACTCCAAAAAGCAGGATATACTACAGGAATGATTGGTAAATGGCATTTAGATGGCTTACCGCAGGGGTTTGATTACTGGCATATTTTAACCGATCAAGGCAATTATTACAATCCGGATTTTATTGAGGTAAACCAGCAAACACAGCAAGTCGATACCACTAGAATAGAAGGCTATGCTACCGACATCATTACCGAAGATGCCATAAAATATTTGGATAAAGTAAAAAATAGCAAACAGCCATTTATGCTTATGGTGCATCATAAGGCGCCACACAGAAATTGGATGCCAGCTTTAAGACATTTAAATAAATACGATGCTGTTCAATTCCCACTTCCAGATACTTATTTTACGTCGCATGAAGGTTCAACGGCTTCAAAAATGCAACTGCAAACCATTTATAAAGACATGTATGAAGGCCATGACCTTAAAATGACCAAAGAAAAGGGCAGTAATGAGTTGGCACACAATCCATGGACTACTGATTTTGATAGAATGACCACAGAGCAACGAGCCATTTGGGATCAGGCATACCAATCAAAAAATGATGCCATGCATGATGCAAATCTTTCAGGAAGGGCATTGGCGGAATGGAAAGGACAACGTTATCTACAAGAATATTTAGCAACGATAGCAGCTGTTGATGAAAGTGTTGGAAGAATTCTTGATTATTTAGAAGCTCATAATTTATCTGAAAACACCATCATTGTTTATACCACCGATCAAGGATTTTATTTGGGTGAAAAAGGTTGGTTTGATAAACGTTTTATGTATGAAGAATCGTTAAGTATGCCGCTTGTAATGAAATACCCTAAAGCAATAAAAAAAGGGACGGTTATTAATGCATTAACACAAAATATCGATTTTGCTGAAACTTTTTTAGATTATGCCCATGTTGGAATTCCTGCCGATATGCAAGGGAAATCATTACGGCCATTGCTTGAAGGAAAACAAGATTTTGATGATTTTAGGGATGCCGTGTATTACCATTACTATGATTATCCAGCATTTCATATGGTAAAGAAAATGTACGGTGTAAGAACAAAACGCTATAAGCTGATTCATGTTTACGACGATATTGACGAATGGGAACTTTACGATTTAGAGAAAGATCCACACGAACTTAAAAATTTAATCAATGATCCGGCGTATCAAACCATTAAAGCGCAACTCCATAAAAAACTTAAGGCTTTACAAGCAGGCTATAAGGTTACAGATAAAGAATTTGAACAAGCATCGCCCCAAAGTGTTGAAAGAGCCTTTAAGCAATTTGAAAAATTACGAGGCCATACAGGAACTTCTTATGACCCCATTACCAATAAAGATAGAAAGTTATGA
- a CDS encoding family 43 glycosylhydrolase — MKRILVYLILFLSVSCNTDKKLATDEVFTETGKKNFKTYCNPIDIDYSYMSHYRSKNAVSYRSGADPAIVNFKGRFYMFVTRSHGYWASDDMSNWKFIKPQSWYFNGSNAPAAVVKDGKILVYGDPSGRGAIIETDNPELGDWKTNYAVLNPPGGIQDPNLFLDDDGRLYLYEESSNKWPIRVVELDTKNYYVPIGEQKDLFNLQPDKHGWERFGQDHDSDLAPYIEGPWMVKHHGTYYLEYGAPGTQWNVYADGVYTSKSPLGPFEYAPYNPISYKPGGFLKGSGHGSTVKDNQGNYWHYATMAISVNYKFERRIGMYPAGFETNGQMYVNTAYGDYPHYLPNTDVGNHKERFTGWMLLSYKKTVKTNSPVVTKDINVVDESESGFMLEQIREFDIAKVNDEEIRSYWVSETNNDSIYFEMDLEKPSLVNAIQINFQDFNSTIFGRPDHLKQQFVIESSMDGKTWETMADYSKNKKDMPHAYIELENAVKARYIRYNHVYCTNKYLSISEFRVFGKGLDKKPITPPNFKVKRQADKRNANLTWDKVDNATGYVIYWGISKDKLNLSALMYEQPNYELRALNTDQSYYMQVEAFNENGISEKSEIIYAE, encoded by the coding sequence ATGAAACGAATACTGGTTTATTTAATACTATTCTTAAGTGTTTCCTGCAACACAGACAAGAAACTGGCAACAGATGAAGTTTTTACAGAAACGGGAAAAAAGAACTTTAAAACCTATTGCAACCCAATAGATATTGATTATTCATACATGTCTCATTACCGGAGCAAAAATGCCGTTTCCTATAGATCTGGTGCAGACCCTGCTATCGTAAATTTTAAAGGACGGTTTTATATGTTTGTTACCAGATCCCATGGATATTGGGCATCTGATGACATGAGTAATTGGAAATTTATAAAACCACAAAGTTGGTATTTTAATGGAAGTAATGCACCAGCAGCGGTTGTAAAAGATGGAAAAATACTGGTTTATGGTGATCCGTCCGGTCGTGGGGCGATTATAGAAACCGATAACCCGGAACTTGGCGATTGGAAAACGAATTATGCCGTTCTAAATCCTCCAGGAGGCATACAAGACCCCAATTTATTTTTAGATGATGATGGTAGGTTGTATTTATATGAAGAATCTTCAAACAAATGGCCAATTCGTGTGGTAGAGTTGGATACCAAAAACTATTATGTACCCATTGGAGAACAAAAAGATTTATTTAACCTTCAACCAGATAAGCATGGCTGGGAACGCTTTGGTCAAGACCATGATTCCGATTTAGCACCATATATCGAAGGTCCATGGATGGTAAAACACCATGGCACCTATTACCTGGAATATGGAGCTCCGGGAACCCAATGGAATGTCTATGCCGATGGCGTTTATACGAGCAAAAGTCCGTTAGGTCCTTTTGAATATGCGCCATATAACCCCATTTCTTATAAACCCGGTGGCTTTTTGAAAGGCTCAGGCCACGGAAGTACCGTAAAGGATAACCAAGGAAACTACTGGCATTATGCAACCATGGCCATATCTGTAAACTATAAATTTGAAAGACGCATAGGAATGTATCCTGCAGGATTTGAAACGAACGGACAAATGTATGTGAATACCGCTTATGGTGATTACCCACATTATTTACCAAATACGGATGTTGGGAACCATAAGGAACGTTTCACAGGTTGGATGTTGCTATCCTATAAAAAAACTGTTAAAACCAATTCGCCTGTGGTAACCAAAGATATTAATGTGGTAGATGAAAGCGAAAGTGGTTTCATGTTAGAGCAAATAAGGGAATTTGACATCGCTAAAGTTAATGATGAAGAAATTCGTTCTTATTGGGTTTCAGAAACCAATAATGATTCCATCTATTTTGAGATGGATTTAGAAAAACCAAGCCTTGTAAATGCCATTCAGATAAACTTTCAAGATTTTAATAGCACTATTTTTGGCAGACCAGATCATTTAAAACAACAGTTTGTTATTGAATCTTCAATGGATGGTAAAACATGGGAAACCATGGCAGATTATTCAAAGAACAAAAAAGACATGCCACATGCCTATATTGAGTTGGAAAACGCCGTAAAAGCACGTTATATTAGATACAATCACGTGTATTGTACTAATAAATATTTGTCTATTTCAGAATTTAGGGTTTTTGGAAAAGGATTGGATAAAAAACCAATAACACCTCCTAATTTTAAAGTTAAAAGGCAAGCCGATAAAAGAAATGCCAACTTAACATGGGATAAAGTAGATAACGCAACAGGCTATGTTATTTATTGGGGTATTTCTAAGGATAAGCTAAACCTATCTGCTTTGATGTATGAACAACCAAATTACGAACTTCGTGCTTTAAATACAGATCAATCCTACTACATGCAAGTGGAAGCATTTAACGAAAATGGCATTTCAGAAAAAAGTGAGATTATTTATGCAGAATAG
- a CDS encoding glycoside hydrolase family 2 TIM barrel-domain containing protein has product MKFRNTFKTNYIALIFIWVISCGPVLLAQNSMINSGWQFSEDHTQWEAVNLPHTWNINDAFDDQPGYRRGLGYYKKQVFISSEEKDKKHYLKFNGVVQEATVFVNGKQIGNHKGGYTAFNFDISAVVNFDTYNLIEVTVDNSYNKNIPPIDADFTFYGGIYRDVELIALPKQHLSLDDFASDGFYVNYYDVSEEKAGVEVTSIINNRAVTNSKVKLRLDILDADGTVVKTRTESLKLPAETSNEFKIKLPEIYNPKLWSPETPYLYQLKIILTDEKGLVLDRRHTNIGFRWVRVDAEKGFFLNGKPLKLVGVNRHQDFKGLGNTVPIELQKKDIEIIKNMGGNFLRFAHYPHARELYDMCDKLGIVVWTEIPIVNVVTNSEAFFNTSLEMQKEHIKQYYNHPSVVMIGYMNEILLRLSFDNKSSESDKETLKTVSVKLATQLEDVTRKLAPNHITVMALHFSELYNETGIADIPMLIGWNLYFGWYHDKIQDLGVFLDEQHKRYPKRPILVSEYGPGADARIFTPTPKKYDFSLDYQLLLHQGYYNQVATRDFVVGMSAWNYADFGSEFRGDAIPHVNQKGLLQYDRTPKEVYYWYKAVLNKSMPFVHIAADYLSGMTLFGNETYPVQIYSNQDMVSVYLNDKKLKELTIKDGFSTIDIPFENGLNRIKVVSENTSDEQTVEVLRVNSLDFENFNRFGINIGSHFYFTDEAQHITFVPDQKYKSGWFGYLDGDIFNINEEKHQGIPYDIKNTTSEPLYQTMLEGCTTYKADIPNGNYKVSLFFVEPQIKPTSDLYSLKAAKNNSEVKKQRIFDVYLNKQLVEKQFNMAHAYPEKYGITNTAVVTVDTNEGLTISLKPIEGTPVISGVLIEKLD; this is encoded by the coding sequence TTGAAGTTTAGAAATACATTTAAAACAAATTATATTGCTCTTATTTTTATTTGGGTAATCTCTTGTGGACCAGTACTATTAGCCCAAAACAGCATGATCAATTCTGGATGGCAATTTTCAGAGGATCATACACAATGGGAAGCCGTAAACCTTCCGCATACATGGAATATAAACGATGCTTTTGATGACCAACCGGGTTACAGACGCGGATTGGGATATTACAAAAAGCAAGTTTTTATTTCTTCCGAAGAAAAAGACAAGAAACATTATCTTAAATTTAATGGGGTTGTCCAAGAAGCAACCGTTTTTGTAAATGGCAAACAGATTGGAAACCACAAAGGTGGTTACACTGCTTTCAATTTTGATATTAGTGCTGTTGTTAATTTTGATACCTATAATCTCATAGAGGTTACGGTTGATAATTCATATAATAAAAACATCCCGCCTATAGATGCCGATTTTACTTTCTATGGAGGTATATATAGAGACGTCGAATTAATAGCGCTTCCTAAACAGCACCTTAGTTTAGATGATTTTGCTTCCGATGGGTTTTATGTAAACTATTATGATGTTTCTGAAGAAAAAGCAGGTGTTGAGGTAACAAGTATTATAAACAATAGAGCCGTAACCAACTCCAAAGTTAAGTTACGTTTAGACATATTGGACGCAGATGGAACTGTTGTAAAAACGAGAACGGAATCATTAAAATTACCAGCAGAGACATCTAATGAATTTAAGATAAAGCTCCCTGAAATTTACAACCCTAAATTATGGTCGCCCGAAACGCCCTATTTGTATCAACTAAAAATAATCTTAACAGACGAAAAAGGACTTGTTTTAGATAGGAGACATACAAATATTGGTTTCCGTTGGGTACGTGTAGATGCTGAAAAAGGATTCTTTTTAAATGGTAAACCATTAAAACTTGTTGGAGTAAATAGACATCAGGATTTTAAAGGTTTGGGTAATACCGTTCCTATTGAACTTCAAAAAAAAGATATAGAAATTATAAAAAACATGGGTGGAAACTTTTTAAGGTTTGCCCATTATCCGCACGCTCGGGAGTTGTATGATATGTGCGATAAATTAGGAATTGTAGTTTGGACAGAAATACCAATTGTTAATGTAGTAACCAATTCTGAAGCTTTTTTTAATACGAGTTTAGAGATGCAAAAGGAGCATATCAAGCAATATTATAACCATCCGTCTGTGGTGATGATAGGGTATATGAATGAAATACTTTTACGTTTGTCTTTCGATAACAAATCATCTGAAAGTGATAAAGAAACCCTAAAAACAGTATCTGTTAAATTAGCAACCCAACTTGAAGATGTAACCAGAAAATTGGCGCCAAACCATATCACTGTGATGGCGTTGCATTTTAGTGAATTGTACAACGAAACAGGTATTGCAGACATTCCGATGTTGATTGGTTGGAACTTATATTTTGGATGGTACCATGACAAAATTCAAGATTTAGGTGTGTTTTTGGATGAACAACACAAACGATATCCAAAGCGACCTATTTTAGTTTCAGAGTATGGTCCAGGTGCCGATGCACGGATTTTTACCCCAACCCCAAAGAAATATGATTTTTCCTTAGATTATCAGCTGCTATTGCATCAAGGGTATTACAATCAAGTTGCGACACGTGATTTTGTAGTGGGTATGTCCGCATGGAACTATGCTGATTTTGGTTCAGAATTTAGGGGTGATGCCATTCCGCATGTTAACCAAAAAGGTTTGTTGCAATATGACAGGACACCCAAAGAAGTATATTATTGGTACAAAGCAGTGTTGAACAAAAGTATGCCGTTTGTACACATTGCTGCCGATTATTTGTCAGGAATGACCTTGTTTGGAAATGAAACGTATCCTGTTCAAATATATTCAAATCAAGATATGGTTTCAGTTTATTTGAATGATAAAAAATTAAAAGAGCTCACTATTAAAGATGGTTTTTCAACGATAGATATCCCTTTCGAAAATGGGTTAAATAGAATAAAAGTAGTTTCTGAAAACACGTCTGATGAGCAAACCGTTGAGGTTTTAAGGGTGAATTCTTTAGATTTTGAAAATTTTAATCGTTTCGGTATCAATATAGGCTCACATTTTTATTTCACAGATGAAGCTCAGCATATCACGTTTGTCCCAGACCAGAAATATAAAAGTGGATGGTTTGGTTATTTGGATGGAGACATTTTCAATATAAATGAAGAGAAGCATCAAGGGATTCCTTATGATATAAAAAACACCACTTCAGAACCTTTGTACCAAACCATGCTAGAAGGTTGTACAACGTATAAGGCAGATATTCCTAACGGAAACTATAAAGTATCGCTGTTCTTTGTTGAACCACAAATAAAGCCAACTTCAGATTTATATAGTTTAAAGGCAGCCAAAAATAATTCCGAAGTAAAAAAACAACGCATTTTCGACGTGTATTTGAATAAACAGTTGGTTGAGAAACAATTCAATATGGCTCATGCATATCCAGAAAAATATGGCATTACAAATACCGCTGTTGTAACGGTTGATACTAATGAAGGCTTAACAATTTCTTTAAAGCCTATTGAAGGAACCCCTGTAATTAGCGGTGTTTTAATAGAGAAATTGGATTAA
- a CDS encoding glycoside hydrolase family 3 N-terminal domain-containing protein — protein MTLKTKLTYSIIFVFGHVALAQNYEAKVDSLMKLMTLQEKIGQTVMYSGSWDQTGPIVGTDNAKYIREGNMGAMLNAFTVKGTYDLQKVAVEETRLGIPLLFGYDVIHGHRTIFPINLGMAASWDLKMIEESSRISAEEASAEGLHWTFSPMVDIARDPRWGRISEGSGEDVYLASQIAKAYVKGYQGDDLSKHNTILACAKHFVGYGAAQAGRDYHTVNMGEGELRNVYLPPFKAAVDAGVETFMSAFNELNGVPTSGNKFTLRDILQEEWGFKGFVVSDYTSINEMILHGFAKDSTDAARIGMNAGVDMDMMGSVYRKHLKELVEEGKVDEAIVNDACRRILLAKFKLGLFDDPYRYIDEKREAETKYKPEFLSKAREIAAASSVLLQNKNNVLPLSKETKSIAFIGPLVKDEYDILGNWAAKGDRKGKAVSVFEGVLEYLKPNQIMYAKGCDILKDDESGFSEAITISKKADVIVLVMGEGHHMSGEAASRTNLKIPGIQPKLIQKIREANPDKKIILVLMNGRPINLSDEVNLVDAILEVWFPGTMGGAATADILFGAYNPSGKLTVTFPRNVGQVPIYYNMKNTGRPIPDNNPTEDYKSNYIDSPNSPLFVFGHGLSYTTFKYADFTLSSHTLSFSDTLKASVVVSNTGGFDGYEVVQLYIHDKVGSVTRPVKELKGFQKIFLKKGESKTVTFILTAEDLKFYNSEMNYTVEHGEFEIAIAPSSDFKFKNSFILE, from the coding sequence ATGACATTGAAAACTAAACTTACATATAGTATAATTTTTGTTTTTGGACATGTTGCCCTAGCACAAAATTATGAAGCCAAAGTCGATTCTTTAATGAAGCTCATGACGCTTCAGGAGAAAATTGGGCAAACCGTGATGTACAGTGGTAGTTGGGATCAAACAGGGCCAATTGTTGGTACAGATAACGCTAAGTATATTAGAGAAGGTAACATGGGGGCTATGCTAAACGCGTTTACGGTAAAGGGCACTTATGATTTGCAAAAAGTAGCAGTTGAAGAAACACGTTTGGGCATTCCGTTGTTGTTTGGATATGATGTCATTCATGGGCATCGTACTATTTTCCCAATTAACTTAGGAATGGCTGCCAGTTGGGATTTAAAAATGATTGAAGAAAGTTCACGTATTTCTGCCGAAGAGGCTTCAGCAGAAGGTTTGCATTGGACGTTTTCCCCTATGGTCGATATTGCCCGCGACCCTCGTTGGGGACGTATTTCCGAAGGTTCAGGTGAAGATGTGTATTTAGCCAGCCAAATAGCGAAGGCCTATGTTAAAGGCTATCAAGGGGATGATTTATCAAAGCACAACACCATTTTAGCTTGTGCTAAACATTTTGTGGGCTATGGTGCAGCCCAAGCAGGTCGCGATTATCACACCGTTAATATGGGTGAAGGTGAATTGCGGAATGTGTATTTACCGCCTTTTAAAGCTGCTGTTGATGCTGGAGTGGAAACGTTTATGTCAGCTTTCAATGAATTAAACGGTGTGCCTACTTCTGGAAACAAGTTTACGCTACGGGATATTTTACAGGAAGAATGGGGTTTTAAAGGCTTTGTAGTTTCAGATTATACATCTATTAATGAAATGATTCTTCACGGTTTTGCAAAAGACAGTACAGATGCTGCTAGAATTGGTATGAATGCAGGTGTCGATATGGACATGATGGGAAGTGTTTACCGAAAACATTTAAAAGAATTGGTTGAAGAAGGCAAAGTTGATGAAGCTATTGTTAATGATGCTTGTCGCAGAATTTTATTGGCGAAATTCAAGTTAGGTCTATTTGATGATCCCTACAGATATATTGATGAAAAACGTGAAGCAGAAACCAAATATAAGCCTGAGTTTTTATCAAAAGCCAGAGAAATTGCAGCAGCTTCATCGGTATTGTTACAGAATAAAAATAACGTTTTACCACTTTCAAAAGAAACAAAATCAATTGCGTTTATAGGCCCATTGGTAAAAGATGAATACGATATTTTAGGTAATTGGGCAGCCAAGGGCGATCGAAAAGGAAAAGCGGTGAGTGTATTTGAAGGTGTTTTGGAATATCTAAAACCAAATCAAATAATGTATGCCAAGGGTTGTGATATTTTGAAGGATGATGAATCTGGCTTTTCGGAAGCTATCACTATTTCAAAAAAAGCAGACGTTATTGTTTTGGTTATGGGCGAAGGCCACCATATGAGTGGTGAAGCGGCATCAAGAACCAATTTGAAAATCCCTGGTATTCAGCCTAAATTAATACAGAAAATTCGTGAAGCCAATCCAGATAAAAAAATCATTTTGGTTTTAATGAATGGGCGCCCCATAAATTTGTCAGACGAAGTAAATTTAGTAGACGCTATTTTAGAAGTTTGGTTTCCAGGAACAATGGGAGGTGCTGCAACTGCCGATATTCTTTTTGGTGCGTATAATCCATCGGGAAAACTAACTGTAACTTTTCCTAGAAATGTGGGTCAAGTACCTATTTATTACAACATGAAAAATACGGGAAGACCCATTCCTGATAATAATCCCACCGAAGATTATAAAAGTAATTACATCGATTCTCCAAATTCGCCATTATTTGTTTTTGGACATGGGTTGAGTTATACCACTTTTAAATATGCTGACTTCACATTATCGTCTCATACACTGTCTTTTTCAGACACATTAAAAGCCAGCGTAGTTGTTTCAAATACAGGGGGTTTTGATGGTTATGAAGTGGTACAATTATATATTCATGATAAAGTAGGGAGTGTAACAAGACCCGTTAAGGAACTAAAGGGTTTTCAAAAAATATTTTTAAAAAAGGGAGAAAGCAAAACAGTCACTTTTATATTAACTGCCGAAGATTTAAAGTTTTATAATAGTGAGATGAACTATACGGTTGAGCATGGAGAATTTGAAATTGCCATTGCCCCAAGTTCCGATTTTAAGTTTAAAAATAGTTTTATATTAGAGTGA